Genomic segment of Peribacillus frigoritolerans:
GGTGAATGGATATAAGCTTATCGTAAGCGCCCGAAATGATACGGAGGCTGGTCAGTTAAAACGAAAATACTCCGGCATCATTTCGAATATCTACCAAACATTCGGTTTTCCTCCGTTGACACTTGAAGCGGAAGTGAAGGAAACGGTTTCGAATCCTGATTACCAGAAGTTTTTAGAAGAGAAACAAAAGGAAGATGCAGAAAAGGGACTTGCCGCCCTAGTGGAAATGCAGAAGAAAGAATCGGAAAAAGGCGGCGACGATGGCGTCTACGAAGGACCGGTTAAAATTGGCTATACGATTAAAGAAGATGCGGATTTCCGCAGAATCGAACAAATTATCGATGAAGAGCGCAAGATTGCTATCGAAGGCTTCGTATTTGATGCAGAAGTGCGTGAGTTGCGAAGCGGACGAAGCCTGTTGACATTTAAAGTCACCGATTATACGAGCTCGATATTGGTCAAAATGTTTTCGCGTGATAAAGAAGATGCTGCCATACTTGCCCGAGTGAAAAAAGGGATGTGGGTACGTGCCCAAGGCAGCATCCAAAATGATACATTCGTACGTGACCTTGTAATGATCGCAAATGATATAAATGAAATTTCTAAACAAGGACGGCAGGATAAGGCCCCAGAAGGAGAAAAGCGTGTAGAACTGCATATGCATACCCCAATGAGCTCGATGGATGCAGTGACACCTACTTCAGCGCTTGTTGCCCAAGCTGCAAAGTGGGGGCATAAGGCTGTTGCCATTACAGATCATGCGGGAGCACAATCATTTCCTGAAGCTTATAGTGCCGGTAAAAAGAATGGTATCAAAATCCTTTATGGCGTCGAAGTGAATCTTGTAAATGATGGTGTACCCATCGTTTATAATGAGGCGCATATCGCTTTGGCAGATGCCACCTATGTTGTGTTTGACGTAGAGACGACGGGTCTGTCAGCCGTTTATGATACGATCATTGAATTTGCTGCAGTGAAAATCCGTGACGGTGACATCATAGATCGATTCGAGTCATTTGCTAATCCGCATCACCCACTATCCAATACGACGATAGAATTGACTGGAATTACTGATGATCTTGTAGAAAATGCTCCAGAAGTCTCGGAAGTGCTGGAAAAGTTCAAGGAATGGGCGGGCGATGCGATCCTGGTTGCCCACAACGCAGCCTTCGATATGGGGTTTTTGAATATAGGTTATAAAAACTTGGGTTATCCTAAAGCTTCCAATCCTGTGCTTGATACATTGGAACTTGCCCGTTTCTTATATCCGGAGTTTAAAAATCACCGGTTAAATACACTATGTAAAAAGTTCGATATTGATTTGACCCAGCATCATAGGGCCATTTATGACGCCGAAGCTACAGGTTACCTTATGCTGAAGATGCTGAAGGATGCGATGGAAAAGGAGATTACCCATCATGATCAACTTAATGACAATATGGGTAAAGGAAATGCTTATCAGCGTTCCCGACCGTCCCATTGTACGCTGATCGCGCAAACACAGGCTGGTTTAAAAAACCTTTTCAAATTAATTTCAATATCACACATCGATTATTTCTATCGTGTGCCCCGGTTACCGCGCTCACAACTTAAAAAGTATCGTGAAGGAATCTTGGTAGGATCGGGTTGCGATAAAGGGGAAGTTTTTGAAGGGATGATGCAGAAGGGTTTTGAGGAAGTCGTCGATATCGCCGAATTCTACGATTATCTTGAAATCCATCCGAAGGAAGTGTATCAGCATTTGATTGAGCTTGAATATGTACGGGATGATAAATCATTAGAAACGATCATCTCCAATATCGTCAAGCTTGGTGAAAAATTGGATAAGCCAGTCGTAGCTACGGGAAATGTGCATTATTTGGATCCGAATGATAAAATTTACCGTAAAATTCTCGTGAATTCACAAGGCGGCGCCAATCCGCTGAATCGTCATAAGCTTCCTGACGTACATTTTCGGACAACAGATGAAATGCTGCGGGAATTCTCCTTCCTCGGTTCCGAGAAAGCTAAAGAGGTCGTGGTGACCAACACGAATAAAATCGCTGATATGATTGATGAAATTAAGCCAATCAAGGATGAGTTATATACACCTAAAATTGAAGGTGCAGATGAAGAGATGCGTGAAATGAGTTATGGCATGGCAAGGAAGATTTATGGAGAGAACCTGCCGGAAATCGTGGAAGCCCGTCTTGAGAAAGAATTGAAAAGCATCATTGGCCACGGTTTTGCCGTTATTTATTTAATTTCTCACAAACTTGTTAAAAAATCATTGAATGATGGTTATCTAGTTGGTTCAAGGGGATCGGTTGGATCATCTTTCGTTGCCACCATGACTGAAATTACTGAGGTAAATCCACTTCCGCCGCATTATGTATGCCCGGAGTGCAAAAAATCCGAATTCTTCAATGACGGTTCTGTAGGTTCCGGATTTGACCTGCCCGATAAAGACTGTCCCGATTGCGGTATTGCTTATACAAAAGACGGGCATGATATCCCGTTTGAAACTTTCCTTGGGTTTAAAGGGGATAAGGTTCCCGATATCGACTTGAACTTCTCCGGTGAATATCAGCCGAAGGCCCATAACTATACGAAGGTCTTATTCGGTGAAGAATATGTATATCGTGCAGGGACGATTGGTACGGTCGCCGAAAAAACGGCTTATGGATATGTAAAGGGGTATTCCTCTGATAATAACATCCATATGCGTGGAGCCGAGACTGATCGCCTTGTTGCCGGATGTACTGGTGTGAAAAGGACGACAGGACAGCATCCGGGCGGAATCATCGTTGTTCCGGATTATATGGATATCTATGATTTCACACCTATTCAGTTCCCGGCGGATGACAGGAATTCCGAGTGGAAAACTACTCACTTTGATTTCCATTCCATTCATGATAATATTTTGAAACTTGATATACTTGGACACGATGATCCGACTGTAATCCGGATGCTTCAAGATTTAAGCGGCATCGATCCAAAGACCGTTCCTACCGATGATCCAGAAGTAATGAAAATATTCAGCAGCACTGAATCTTTAGGAGTTACCGAAGAACAGATCATGTGTAAAACGGGTACGCTTGGCATCCCGGAATTTGGTACGCGTTTTGTCCGGCAAATGCTTGAAGATACGAAACCTACGACATTTTCGGAGCTTGTTCAGATTTCGGGGCTTTCCCACGGTACGGATGTATGGCTGAGCAATGCACAGGAACTGATTCATAACCGGATATGTACACTAAGTGAGGTTATAGGCTGCCGGGATGATATTATGGTCTATCTGATTTATCAAGGTCTTGATCCTTCCCTAGCGTTTAAAATCATGGAATCTGTACGTAAAGGGAAAGGGCTCTCTGAGGAATTCGAAGAGGAAATGAGGAAAAATGAGGTACCGGAATGGTATATCGATTCATGTAAGAAGATTAAATACATGTTCCCGAAAGCCCATGCTGCAGCTTACGTCTTAATGGCTGTCCGGATTGCCTATTTTAAAGTCCATTTGCCTTTATTGTATTATGCAGCCTATTTCACAGTGCGTGCCGATGATTTTGAAATCGACGCCATGACACGGGGATCGCAGGCCATCAAATCAAAAATGGAAGAAATCATGGTAAAGGGATTGGATGCATCCACCAAGGAAAAGAATACATTGACGGTTCTCGAACTTGCTTTGGAAATGTGTGAACGCGGATATTCCTTCGCTAAAGTTGACTTGTACAAATCCAGTGCAGATCAATTCTTAATTGAAGGAAATACTTTGATACCGCCTTTCAATTCGATACCGGGTCTTGGGACGAATGCGGCGATCAATATTGTCAATGCGCGGAAAAATGGTGAATTCCTCTCCAAAGAAGACCTTCAACAACGGGGTAAGGTTTCGAAGACCATCCTTGAATACCTTGATAAACAAGGCTGTCTGGAGTCATTGCCTGAACAAAATCAGTTATCTTTATTTTAAATAGGGATCTGATTTCAAAAAGGAAGAAACAGACATGACATTTGCATAAATATCTTGATTATGGTATATTTTTATTGGAAATACTAAGAGGAACCAATGGCAAGAGTGGGGAAACCCACTCTTTCGTGTTGTATTGACCATTTAATTTTGAATCCGAAACCAAGCGCATACAACGCACGTATGGAGGAAACAAATGAGTAAAAAGGTAACGGAAGTCGTAGAGGAATTAGCATTACCAATTCTAGAAGAATTGCAGCTTGAATTAGTCGAAGTGGAGTATGTGAAGGAAGGTAAAAGCTGGTTCCTTCGAGTGTACATTGATAAAGAAACAGGCGTAGATATTGATGATTGCGGAAATGTGAGTGAAAAACTCAGTGAAAAGCTTGATGAGGTTGATCCGATTCCACAAAATTATTTTCTCGAAGTTTCATCACCCGGAGCAGAAAGGCCTCTGAAAAAAGAGAAGGATTTCCTTAATGCTATCGGTAAAAATGTTTACATAAAAACATACGAGCCCATTTTAGATGAAAAAGAATTCGAAGGAATCTTAACCAGTTTCGATGGTGAAGAAGTGACACTCGAAGTCACAATCAAGACAAGAAAGAAAACGATTGTCATACCATTCGAAAAGGTAGCCAAAGCAAGATTGGCGATTACCTTCTCTTAAGTCAGGCAAATCATTAATTTAAATATCCGTAAGGGGGATCACCATGGGCAATGAGTTATTGGATGCTCTCTATATTTTAGAAAACGAAAAAGGGATTTCCAGGGAGGTTTTGATCGACGCGATTGAATCTGCCCTTATATCGGCATACCGCCGTAACTTTAACCAAGCACAAAACGTACGTATCGACTTGAATCTTGGTAAAGGAACAATGCGTGTATTTGCCAGAAAAGACGTTGTTGACGAAGTGTTCGATTCACGTCTGGAAATTTCTGTTGAAGAAGCAAGAGCAATTGATCCCAACTATCAGTTAGAGGATATTGTCGAAATGGAAGTAACACCTAAGGATTTCGGCCGTATTGCTGCACAAACAGCAAAACAAGTCGTCACTCAAAGGGTGCGTGAAGCGGAACGGGGCATCATTTATGCCGAATTCATCGATCGTGAAGAGGATATCATGACTGGCATCGTTCAACGCCAGGATTCCCGTTTCATTTATGTGAGCCTAGGTAAAATCGAAGCTTTGCTCCCGGTGAATGAGCAAATGCCGAATGAACAGTATAAGCCACATGACCGCATTAAAGTTTTCATCACTAAAGTTGAAAAGACTTCCAAGGGCCCGCAAATTTTTGTATCCCGTTCACATCCTGGCCTTTTAAAACGTTTATTCGAAATCGAAGTGCCTGAAATTTTTGATGGAACAGTAGAAATTAAGTCAGTTGCCCGCGAAGCAGGCGACCGTTCAAAAATCTCCGTGCACTCCGATAACGAAGAAGTAGATCCGGTCGGTTCTTGTGTAGGCCAAAAAGGACAGCGTGTCCAGGCCATCGTCAATGAATTGAAAGGTGAAAAAATCGATATCGTTAAATGGTCGGAGAATCCGGTCATTTTCGTTGCGAATGCTTTAAGCCCTTCAAAAGTACTTGAAGTTATTGTTAAAGAAGAGGAAAAGGCTACGACTGTAATCGTTCCGGATTATCAACTTTCCCTGGCAATTGGTAAGCGTGGACAAAATGCCCGTTTAGCTGCCAAGCTTACAGGCTGGAAAATTGATATCAAGAGTGAAACGGAAGCCCGCGAAGCTGGTATTTATCCTGTGGAAGAACAGGAATTCCTTTTGAGCAGAGATAGTTATGTTACTGAAGAGGAAACAGATTTCGAAGAGGATAACGAGTAATTCGAGGTGAAAAAAGATGAATAGCCGAAAAAAAATCCCGATGCGTAAATGTGTGGCTACAGGCGAAATGAAGCCGAAGAAAGAACTCATTCGCATCGTTCGATCTAAAGAAGGGGAAGTCAGCCTGGATCCTACCGGAAAGAAATCTGGAAGGGGAGCTTATTTGACTCTTGATCGGGATGTTATCGAGCTGGCCAAAAAGAAAAATGTGCTGGCTAATCACCTTAGTACCCAAATCGATTCTTCCCTTTATGAACAATTGCTTGAATTAGTGAATAAGGAGAAAAACTAACACCATGACCCAACAACAACAATGGATGTCTCTATTAGGTTTGGCCAATCGAGCACGCAAGCTAATTTCGGGTGAAGAATTAGTGGTTAAAGAGATTAGAAGCGGTAATGCCAAAGTTGTTATTTTATCCGCGGACGCTTCAAAAAACACTGAAAAAAAAATATCTGATAAGTGCGCATTTTATCAGGTTCCTTTAAAAAGAGTCGAAAGCAGGTCATTGCTCGGCCATGCGATAGGCAAGGATGCTAGAGTTGCCGTCGCAGTTCTGGATGAAGGTTTTGCACAAAAACTCCGAACGCTGCTCGATTAAATTTTACGGGGGTGAACGTATGACAAAATTGCGTGTATATGAATATGCAAAACAAAAGAACGTTTCAAGCAAGGATGTAATAAATAAACTTAAAGAAATGAATATAGAGGTAACAAACCATATGACAGCATTAGACGATTCAACTGTAAATAAATTAAACGATTCAATCAAACCTAAAAACGAAGATAAAAGCCAAGAACCAAAAGCTAACGCTACGGTTGCGAAGTACGAAGCTGAAGCGGATGAAAAGAGCACAGTCAATAAAGAAAAACTGAAGAAGAAACCACCAGTTAAACCTGTAGGGACGAAAAAACCAACAGGTCAGTTCAACAAAGGTCGCAATAACAAGAATAAAAATAATAAACAAAGACAACAAGCGCCTCAGGCACCTGTAACAAAACGTAAAGAAAGGGAACTTCCAGAGAAAATTACGTTTTATGAGTCTTTGACGGTTATGGAGCTTGGAAAGAAACTTCACCGTGAACCTTCTGAAATCATTAAAAAGCTCTTTATGCTTGGAGTTATGGCAACAATCAACCAAACTTTGGAAAAAGATGCAATTGAATTGATTTGTGCGGAATACGGTGTAGTGGCCGAAGAAGAGATTCGTGTCGACCTAACAGACCTTGAATCACTTGTCACTGAGGATGCTTCTGAAGATTTGATCGAACGTCCGGCTGTCGTGACGATCATGGGTCACGTTGACCATGGTAAAACGACATTGCTTGATTCTATACGCCATACAAAAGTAACTGAAGGCGAAGCGGGCGGAATCACTCAGCATATCGGTGCTTATCAAGTTAAAGTTAATGATAAGAAAATAACATTCCTGGATACACCAGGCCATGCTGCGTTTACAACAATGCGTGCCCGCGGTGCACAAGTTACCGATATCACCATCCTTGTCGTCGCTGCGGATGATGGCGTTATGCCTCAAACGATTGAAGCGATCAACCATGCTAAAGCGGCTGAAGTTCCAATTATCGTCGCTGTCAATAAGATGGATAAAGAAGCTGCCAATCCGGACCGTGTCATGCAAGAATTGACAGAACACGGTTTAGTTTCTGAAGCATGGGGCGGAGACACGATCTTCGTACCAATTTCAGCTAAAAACGGTGAAGGAATCGACAGCTTGCTTGAAATGATTCTTCTTGTCAGTGAAGTGGAAGAGTATAAAGCTAATCCATCTCGTAAAGCAAATGGAACGGTCATCGAAGCACGTTTGGATAAAGGGCGCGGATCGGTTGCCACTTTGCTAGTTCAAAACGGAACGTTGAAAATCGGCGATCCGATTGTTATCGGTAATACATTCGGACGTGTTCGTGCTATGGTTAACGATCTTGGACGCCGTGTTAAGGATGCAGGTCCTTCAACACCGGTTGAAATCACTGGATTGAACGAAGTGCCACAGGCCGGCGATCGTTTCATCGTCTTTGAAGATGAGAAAACGGCCCGTCAAGTTGGGGAAGTGCGTGCACAAAGGCAACTTGCTTCACAACGTAATGAAAAATCCCGTGTAACCCTTGATACATTGTTCGAGCAAATGAAAGAAGGGGAAATTAAAGAATTGAACATCATTTTAAAGGCTGATGTTCAAGGTTCTGCGGAAGCAGTAGCCGCTTCCCTGAATAAAATAGAAGTGGAAGGCGCTAAAGTGAAAATCATACACACTGGCGTCGGTGCTATCACAGAGTCTGACATCATCCTTGCTACAGCTTCGAATGCAATCGTCATCGGTTTCAACGTCCGTCCTGACGTGAATGCGAAGCGTGCAGCTGAATCAGAAAATGTTGATGTCCGTCTTCACCGCATCATCTACAAAGCGATCGAAGAGATCGAGTCGGCTATGAAAGGGATGCTTGACCCTGAATTCGAAGAAAAAATTATCGGTCAGGCTGAAGTCCGTACGACTTTCAAAGTATCCAAGGTGGGTACGATTGCCGGTTCTTACGTTACAGAAGGAAAAATTACTCGTGACAGCGGAATTCGCTTGATTCGTCAAGGTGTCGTCATTTTCGAAGGTGAAATTGATGCATTGAAACGCTTTAAAGATGATGTAAAAGAAGTGGCAACGAACTATGAGTGCGGTATTACGATTAAAAATTACAACGACCTTAAAGAAGGCGATGTAATTGAAGCGTATGTTATGGAAGAGATTGAACGTAAATGATCGTTGGCTCTGTCCAATGTGAATGCATCATCCATGACACCCATTCTTTGAAAGAAAAACGGGCCGTGCTTCAGCGTGTCATGACACGGCTTAAGCAGAAGTTCAACATTTCTGTAGCAGAAACCGATTTTCAGGATTTATGGCAGCGGACTAAGATTACTATCGTTACCGTAACATCCTCGAGGAAGGCTACTGAACGGGAACTTCAAAATGCCCTTAAATTTCTAGATTCTTTTCCGGAACTAGAGCGAACAATAACAGATATAGACTGGCTTTAGGCTATTGAGGTGATATTATGAGCCTTCGTTCAAATCGTGTTGGCGAACAAATGAAAAAAGAGCTGAGTGAAATTATCGGCCGAAAAATTAAAGATCCAAGAATCGGATTTGTTACTGTGACGGATGTCGCGGTTACAGGCGATTTACAACAGGCAACAGTTTATATTTCCGTTTTGGGTGACCAGGAACAAAGGGAGAAAACCCTGCAAGGTCTAGCTAAGGCGAAAGGATTCATGCGTTCAGAAATTGGGCAGCGGATCCGCCTCCGCAAAACCCCTGAGCTGTTTTTTGAATTTGATGAATCGGTCGATTATGGTAATCGTATCGAGTCGTTGATTTCCCAAATCAATAAACCGGCTGAAAAAGACGAGGAATAAGCAAGCAGTAAAAGGAGGCCGACTCAATAAGTGCTTTGCACTTCTTGAAGTCGGTCTCTTTTTTTTGAAAAATGGATATGTAAAAAAACGATAAACACCTATCGGAATTGGAATTCATTTTGCTTTATGATAGTAATTTAGGGTGTTTTATAAATGATGAGGTGAAAGCGTGAACGGTATTCTTCCATTATGGAAACCCAAGGGATTGACATCCCATGATTGTGTTTTTAAATTAAGAAAGATCCTGAAGACAAAAAAGGTAGGGCACACAGGTACTCTAGATCCTGATGTAACAGGGGTTTTACCTATTTGTATTGGCAGGGCAACCAAGATAGCCGAATATTTGACAGAAGCCGGTAAAGCGTATGAAGGGGAAGTGACCCTTGGTTTTTCCACGACAACTGAAGACGCAAGCGGTGAAAAAGTGGAAGAGAAAAAGGTTGATCAAGTGATTCAGCGTAAACGGATTCTGGAAGTGCTGGAATCACTGACTGGAAAGATTGAACAGACGCCGCCAATGTATTCAGCAGTAAAGGTAAACGGGAAGAAGTTATATGAATATGCCCGTGCAGGGGTGGAAGTGGAGAGGCCGACAAGGGAGGTCACCATTTATGATATTACCCTTCTCGATGATCGTTCTGAATTTAAAGGGGAAACCATTTCTTTTCGGTTTCGCGTCAAATGCAGCAAAGGAACGTATATTCGGACGCTTGCAGTCATGATGGGGGAAGAATTGGGTTTTCCTGCCCATATGTCAGACTTGACACGTATTGAATCAGCAGGTTTTAAGCAGGAGGATTGTTTCACATTTTCTGAAGTGGAAGACTTCATGGAAAGTGGACAAACGGATAAATTTTTGCTGCCTTTGGAACGGGGATTATTTCATTTGCCCAAATTTCAGATTAGTGATAAAGTAGCAAAGAAAGTACTTAACGGTGCGGTATTGGAACAAACAAAGGATGTTGTTGTTGATAAAGGGATGCCTTTTGTTATGGTCGACCCAGCAGATAAGGCCATTGCCATTTATCAAATACATCCGACAAAAGAGGGATTAATTAAACCTGTAAAAGTATTGGCACAAGAATTATAGACCGTTTTACCGCCGGAAAGAGGAGATTGAAAGGTGAAAGTGATCGCAATAGAGCATCCTCATCAATTTAATTCGGATGATTTTCCCGAGCTTGTAATGGCGCTTGGATTTTTTGATGGTATACATAAAGGTCATCAGATTGTTATTCAGACCGCCAAGCAAAAAGCCGATGAAATGAATCTTAAGTCAGCAGTAATGACATTTGACCCGCATCCTTCTGCAGTACTGGGTAGGAAAACGGAAAATATCCGCTATATCACTCCACTTGAAGATAAAGTGGATATCATAGAGTCGATGGAGATAGATTATTTATTCATTGTCCATTTCAGCAAGGAATTTGCTTCGGTACTGCCGGAACGGTTCGTTGACGAATACATTGCCGGGCTGAATGTCCGTCACGTAGTTGCAGGCTTTGATTATTCCTACGGTCGCTATGGTCAAGGATCGATGGATGATTTGCCTGTTTATGCACAGGGCAGATTTTCACAGACAGTCGTCGCAAAACAGACAATTGAAGATGAAAAGGTTAGCTCGACGAGAATCAGGGAAACTCTCGGTGATGGCAGCTTTACCGACTTCTATCATTTGGCTGGCCGCCGCTATTTAACGAAAGGTCATGTCGTTCACGGTGAAAAGCGGGGCAGGAAATTGGGTTTCCCCACCGCTAATATTGAAGTGGGTGATGATTATATTTTTCCTGCTGCCGGCGTATATGCCGTCAGGATCAAAATAAGCGGTAAATGGTATAAAGGGGTTTGCAATGTCGGCTACAAACCTACATTCCACGAAGAAAAACCTAAATATCCGACTGTAGAGGTTCATGCCTTGGAGTTCTCGGGTGATATTTATGGCAACCAGGTCTCGGTTGAATGGCATACAAGACTTCGGAGTGAGCAGAAATTTTCCGGACTTGAAGCATTGGTCGCTCAGATCGAAACGGATAAGCAAAATGCCATAGCCTATTTTGCAAAGCTTGAAGGATAAAAAGACAAGACTTGCAATTTTAATGAAAAACATGTATTCTATTGTATGTATGAAAATAACCATTGCTTGGCTAGTCGAGACTCCGACGCTGGCTCGGTAATAGGTGATTTTACAGAATTTTAGGAGGAATAATAACATGGCAATTACACAAGTACGCAAAAACGAACTTATCGCTGAGTTCAGAACTCACGATACTGACACTGGTTCTCCAGAAGTTCAAATCGCAGTATTAACAGAAGAAATCAACAACTTGAACGGTCACTTACGCACACACAAAAAAGACCACCATTCACGTCGCGGTCTTCTAAAAATGGTAGGTAAACGTCGTAATCTTTTAACTTACCTACGTAACAAAGACGTTACTCGTTACCGTACACTAATTAACAAATTAGGTCTACGTAGATAATTTTTTCAGGAAGGCGGGAAATTTCCCGCTTTTTTGATGTTAATCAAATGATTTGGACGTATTCTACTTAAGGCTGGGCCTTCGTCCTTGGGACTCGGCAGGAGCCGGGTCCTTTTCCATTTATAAATGATCGGGATATACATAATCAAATGAATGAAATTTTTATTCATTTTACTGTTAATGCTTGTTTTTTTCGTGCATAATAGGAATAGTTTGGTTTTAACTCGAGTTCAGTTACTTTTCACATATAAATGATTTATCCAATACAGGTTTAGGTAAACTAAGCCTCTAAGTGAAGATTCAGAGAGGGGTTTAATAAATGGGACAGGAAAAACATACGTATTCATTTGACTGGGCCGGCCGTAATGTAACGGTAGAGATAGGGCAATTGGCCAAACAAGCGAACGGGGCAGTATTAGTCCGTTATGGAGAAACTGCTGTATTAAGTACAGCAACGGCTTCGAAGGAACCTAGAAATGTCGACTTTTTCCCTTTGACAGTCAACTACGAAGAAAGACTTTATGCAGTCGGTAAAATTCCGGGAGGCTTCATTAAACGTGAAGGACGACCGAGTGAAAGGGCAATTCTTGCAAGCCGCTTGATTGACCGTCCAATCCGTCCGCTTTTCGCCGACGGCTTCAGGAATGATGTTCAGATCATCAGCATGGTCATGAGTGTCGATCAAGATTGTTCTACGGAAATGGCAGCTATGCTAGGTTCTTCACTTGCACTTTCAGTTTCCGATATTCCGTTCGAAGGTCCAATTGCCGGAGTTGTAGTGGGGAGGATCAATAATGAATTCATTATTAACCCTACTGTCGACCAACTAGCTGAAAGTGACATCAATCTGACGGTTGCCGGCACAAAAGATGCTATCAACATGGTTGAAGCCGGAGCAAATGAAGTACCAGAGGAAACGATGCTTGAAGCAATCATGTTTGGACATGATGAAATCAAGAAGATCATTGCATTCCAAGAGAAAATCGTTGCTGAAATCGGCAAGGAAAAAATGCAGGTCACTTTATATCAAGTGGATGCAGAACTGGAAGCAGAAGTGAAAGGCCTATGTGAAGCAGACTTGAACAAAGCTGTACAAGTTCAGGAAAAACATGCTCGTGAAGACGCGATCAAAGAAGTAAAAGATCGTGTATTGGGTCATTATGAGGAAGAAACTGATGAAGAGAAATTAAAGCAGATCAAAGAAATCCTGAATAAATTGGTCAAATCCGAAGTCCGCCGTTTAATCACGGAAGAAAAAGTGCGTCCGGATGGCCGTAATCCTGACGAAATCAGACCATTATCATCAGAAGTTACCATTCTGCCACGTACACATGGTTCCGGATTGTTCACACGCGGACAAACCCAAGCTCTATCCATCTGTACATTAGGTGCACTTGGTGATGTGCAGATTCTGGACGGACTTGGAACCGAAGAGTCAAAACGTTTTATGCACCACTATAACTTCCCGCATTTCAGTGTCGGTGAAACTGGCCCTATCCGTGGGGCAGGACGCCGTGAAATCGGTCATGGTGCACTTGGTGAAAGGGCATTGGAGCCTGTTATTCCAAACGATAAAGACTTCCCTTATACAATCAGGCTTGTTTCTGAAGTGCTTGAATCAAACGGTTCAACATCACAAGCAAGTATCTGTGCAAGCACTTTGGCAATGATGGATGCAGGTGTTCCATTGAAAGCTCCAGTTGCCGGTATTGCCATGGGTCTTGTCAAGTCAGGTGAGCACTATACAATCTTAAC
This window contains:
- the ribF gene encoding bifunctional riboflavin kinase/FAD synthetase, producing MKVIAIEHPHQFNSDDFPELVMALGFFDGIHKGHQIVIQTAKQKADEMNLKSAVMTFDPHPSAVLGRKTENIRYITPLEDKVDIIESMEIDYLFIVHFSKEFASVLPERFVDEYIAGLNVRHVVAGFDYSYGRYGQGSMDDLPVYAQGRFSQTVVAKQTIEDEKVSSTRIRETLGDGSFTDFYHLAGRRYLTKGHVVHGEKRGRKLGFPTANIEVGDDYIFPAAGVYAVRIKISGKWYKGVCNVGYKPTFHEEKPKYPTVEVHALEFSGDIYGNQVSVEWHTRLRSEQKFSGLEALVAQIETDKQNAIAYFAKLEG
- the rpsO gene encoding 30S ribosomal protein S15 produces the protein MAITQVRKNELIAEFRTHDTDTGSPEVQIAVLTEEINNLNGHLRTHKKDHHSRRGLLKMVGKRRNLLTYLRNKDVTRYRTLINKLGLRR
- the infB gene encoding translation initiation factor IF-2; amino-acid sequence: MTKLRVYEYAKQKNVSSKDVINKLKEMNIEVTNHMTALDDSTVNKLNDSIKPKNEDKSQEPKANATVAKYEAEADEKSTVNKEKLKKKPPVKPVGTKKPTGQFNKGRNNKNKNNKQRQQAPQAPVTKRKERELPEKITFYESLTVMELGKKLHREPSEIIKKLFMLGVMATINQTLEKDAIELICAEYGVVAEEEIRVDLTDLESLVTEDASEDLIERPAVVTIMGHVDHGKTTLLDSIRHTKVTEGEAGGITQHIGAYQVKVNDKKITFLDTPGHAAFTTMRARGAQVTDITILVVAADDGVMPQTIEAINHAKAAEVPIIVAVNKMDKEAANPDRVMQELTEHGLVSEAWGGDTIFVPISAKNGEGIDSLLEMILLVSEVEEYKANPSRKANGTVIEARLDKGRGSVATLLVQNGTLKIGDPIVIGNTFGRVRAMVNDLGRRVKDAGPSTPVEITGLNEVPQAGDRFIVFEDEKTARQVGEVRAQRQLASQRNEKSRVTLDTLFEQMKEGEIKELNIILKADVQGSAEAVAASLNKIEVEGAKVKIIHTGVGAITESDIILATASNAIVIGFNVRPDVNAKRAAESENVDVRLHRIIYKAIEEIESAMKGMLDPEFEEKIIGQAEVRTTFKVSKVGTIAGSYVTEGKITRDSGIRLIRQGVVIFEGEIDALKRFKDDVKEVATNYECGITIKNYNDLKEGDVIEAYVMEEIERK
- the truB gene encoding tRNA pseudouridine(55) synthase TruB — encoded protein: MNGILPLWKPKGLTSHDCVFKLRKILKTKKVGHTGTLDPDVTGVLPICIGRATKIAEYLTEAGKAYEGEVTLGFSTTTEDASGEKVEEKKVDQVIQRKRILEVLESLTGKIEQTPPMYSAVKVNGKKLYEYARAGVEVERPTREVTIYDITLLDDRSEFKGETISFRFRVKCSKGTYIRTLAVMMGEELGFPAHMSDLTRIESAGFKQEDCFTFSEVEDFMESGQTDKFLLPLERGLFHLPKFQISDKVAKKVLNGAVLEQTKDVVVDKGMPFVMVDPADKAIAIYQIHPTKEGLIKPVKVLAQEL
- a CDS encoding DUF503 domain-containing protein codes for the protein MIVGSVQCECIIHDTHSLKEKRAVLQRVMTRLKQKFNISVAETDFQDLWQRTKITIVTVTSSRKATERELQNALKFLDSFPELERTITDIDWL
- the rbfA gene encoding 30S ribosome-binding factor RbfA; the encoded protein is MSLRSNRVGEQMKKELSEIIGRKIKDPRIGFVTVTDVAVTGDLQQATVYISVLGDQEQREKTLQGLAKAKGFMRSEIGQRIRLRKTPELFFEFDESVDYGNRIESLISQINKPAEKDEE